Part of the Jatrophihabitans sp. GAS493 genome, AGCCGATTCGCGAGAACCACGAGCCGTAGAACGCTCCCGTCGCGCGCGATGGCGAGTCTGACGGTGTCACCCCAGCGAGCCTTCCTCGCCTCGAGGGCGGGGACGCGCCGGGCCGGTACGGACGCCGCCCGGCCGTCCTCGACTGCGATGTAGTCGACGTAGTCTTCGGCGTAAGTGAGCGATCCGCCCAGAGAACAGAGGAGGACGACGACGCCCTCACTCTGCGATGCTTCTCTCCGGTTGCGCGCCTTGCGTACCAGGACTGCGACCACCAGGAATGGGCTCGCCAGTGCCCACACGAAGACCGTGGTGCCGAGTAGCAGCCAGAGATAGTCCGAGCGCGACACTCTGAGATCCAGGGCGTGGTTGATCAGGGGCGCAACGGCGGCGGCCAGCATCAACCCGAGCAGCACGCCGACGCCGACCCGGGCCAGCGTCACCGAGGTCGAGGCTGTTGGCGGCCAGACGATTTCGACTCGTCGCTGCGACTCTCCGGGTACCGGGACCGATTGGGGGCGGTCGGCGAAGGTGTGAGTGCCCACAGCGTTCGCAATCAGCGCGTTGCCAACGTCGGGATGCTCACGGTCGTGATTTTGATGCACTCACCCACCCCCGCCCGGTCGGATAATTACCAGGCACCCTAGCGCGCTCCTGCCGTGGGTTCGGCTATCGGAACGTCACAAGTCAGCTCAAGTTGCTCGCGCGGCGATGGCGCCGTAGATCCGGTCCGGTCGTGCCGGGATTCGCTGTTGCAGGCGCTCAACCTCGGCAAAGCCCGCCTGCGCCAGGTGTTGGGCGAGTACGTCGGCCGGCCAACGGTAGGCGGTGAGGACCTTGTGGTCGAACTCGGCCACGTGGTCGTCGCTGTCGAAGAAGCCGACGACCAGCGTTGCGGAGGAAGCGAGGAGCCGTCGGAACTCGGTGAGCATCGCGACCAAGTCCGGCGGCGGAAGGTGAATGGTGGAGTACCAGGCGAGAATGCCGGCCGCGGCGTGTTGCGCACCGACTGACTCCGTCATCGAACCGAGCCGATAGGTCGGACCCGGATGATGTGTTCGCGCATGGGCGATGAACTCCGGCACCAGGTCGACGCCAGTCACGTCGACGCCTAGGGAGTACAGGTAGCCGCTCCAGTAGCCGGGGCCGCAGCCGAGGTCGAGCACCGGGCCGGGTACGCCAGCC contains:
- a CDS encoding bifunctional 2-polyprenyl-6-hydroxyphenol methylase/3-demethylubiquinol 3-O-methyltransferase UbiG, which translates into the protein MYHEPVRQAYSSLAEQYIDLFDGEWQANADDLAFIRRHLAGVPGPVLDLGCGPGYWSGYLYSLGVDVTGVDLVPEFIAHARTHHPGPTYRLGSMTESVGAQHAAAGILAWYSTIHLPPPDLVAMLTEFRRLLASSATLVVGFFDSDDHVAEFDHKVLTAYRWPADVLAQHLAQAGFAEVERLQQRIPARPDRIYGAIAARAT